The Microcoleus sp. FACHB-68 genome includes a window with the following:
- a CDS encoding HD domain-containing phosphohydrolase, producing MVLDNQALQREAADQTELIEQLLDIGAALSSSYDLGELLNLILSKSREITSSDAGSVYLVDSSDGTPKLLFKVAQNASRPNVSFREFAIPMTRQSLAGYVALTGESLNLPDAYDLPPTVPYQLDRSFDRDISYHTRSVLVLPMQNRQGDMMGVLQLINRKTQPDVAVNAENVREVTQPYSDWEQRIVRSLASQAAISIERNQLQDSIENLFEGFVKASVQVIEARDPCTSGHSERVASLTVRLSEEVNTVSVGPLRQINFSERQIQETRYAALLHDFGKVGVPEAILVKQKKLYPGQMDVIHYRFTLAKRTLEMECAEEKFRYLLAHPNHESETGCSVCQHLQQFDTQRDRAIEKLNHYWQILVEANEPRILAEAPLAELGELSRYTYRDVDGGIQPLLSPAEMTQLMVHKGNLTDEERLAIQSHVTHTYAFLQRIPWTKGLEEIPQIAYGHHEMLDGTGYPRGLKQQEIPIQAQIITIADIYDALTAGDRPYKRGLSVESALQILRQEAAHNKINADFLELFEQRQVFSVLGHNLEVELESA from the coding sequence ATGGTGTTAGACAACCAGGCACTCCAGCGAGAGGCTGCCGATCAAACTGAATTAATTGAGCAGCTGTTGGATATTGGCGCGGCACTTTCCAGCAGTTACGATCTGGGCGAGTTGCTGAACTTAATTTTATCCAAAAGTCGGGAAATAACTAGCAGTGATGCCGGCAGTGTTTACTTGGTAGACAGTAGCGATGGGACACCAAAGTTGCTGTTTAAAGTGGCGCAAAATGCCTCGCGGCCTAATGTTTCATTCCGCGAGTTTGCTATTCCCATGACGCGTCAAAGTTTGGCGGGATATGTGGCGTTAACAGGTGAAAGCTTGAACCTGCCAGATGCCTACGATCTTCCCCCTACGGTTCCTTACCAACTGGATCGCAGCTTTGACAGAGACATTTCTTATCACACCCGCTCAGTTCTAGTGTTACCGATGCAGAACCGGCAGGGCGACATGATGGGCGTCCTGCAATTGATCAATCGCAAAACTCAACCTGATGTCGCGGTGAACGCCGAAAACGTCCGAGAAGTTACCCAGCCATACTCGGATTGGGAACAGCGTATTGTGCGATCCCTGGCTTCTCAGGCGGCGATTTCCATTGAGCGAAATCAGTTGCAAGATAGTATTGAAAACTTGTTTGAAGGCTTTGTGAAAGCTTCTGTCCAAGTCATCGAAGCCAGAGATCCCTGTACATCTGGCCATTCTGAACGTGTAGCGTCCCTGACAGTCCGTCTCAGCGAAGAAGTTAATACAGTCTCCGTAGGACCCCTGCGCCAGATCAATTTTAGCGAACGCCAAATTCAAGAAACTCGCTACGCCGCTTTGTTGCACGATTTTGGCAAAGTTGGCGTGCCTGAAGCGATTTTAGTCAAACAAAAGAAATTATATCCAGGCCAGATGGATGTAATTCACTATCGCTTTACCTTGGCCAAACGGACGCTGGAAATGGAGTGCGCTGAAGAAAAATTCCGATATTTGCTCGCTCATCCCAATCACGAATCCGAGACGGGGTGTTCGGTATGTCAGCATTTGCAACAGTTCGACACCCAGCGGGATCGGGCAATTGAAAAACTAAATCATTACTGGCAGATCTTAGTGGAGGCAAATGAGCCTCGAATTTTGGCGGAGGCTCCTTTGGCTGAGCTGGGAGAGCTCTCTCGCTACACCTATCGAGATGTTGATGGTGGAATTCAGCCGCTGCTCTCACCAGCAGAGATGACGCAACTGATGGTACACAAAGGCAACCTGACCGATGAAGAGCGATTGGCAATTCAGTCTCATGTAACGCATACCTACGCCTTTCTGCAGCGGATTCCCTGGACGAAGGGTTTAGAAGAGATTCCTCAAATTGCCTATGGCCATCATGAGATGCTCGACGGCACCGGCTATCCACGGGGCTTGAAACAGCAGGAAATTCCTATACAAGCTCAAATTATTACGATTGCAGATATTTACGATGCCCTCACAGCTGGGGATCGCCCCTACAAACGGGGCTTGTCAGTTGAATCGGCATTGCAAATTTTGCGGCAGGAAGCGGCTCACAACAAAATTAATGCCGATTTTTTAGAGCTTTTTGAGCAGCGCCAAGTCTTTTCTGTGCTAGGACATAACTTAGAGGTTGAACTAGAGTCGGCGTAG